The following DNA comes from Pongo pygmaeus isolate AG05252 chromosome 9, NHGRI_mPonPyg2-v2.0_pri, whole genome shotgun sequence.
GTACATCATCAAGGGCTACTGGCCCCTAGGTGCCGTGGTCTGCGACCTGTGGCTGGCCCTGGACTACGTGGTGAGCAATGCCTCCGTCATGAACCTTCTCATCATCAGCTTTGACCGCTACTTCTGCGTCACCAAGCCCCTCACCTACCCTGCCCGGCGCACCACCAAGATGGCAGGCCTCATGATTGCCGCTGCCTGGGTACTGTCCTTCGTGCTCTGGGCGCCTGCCATCTTGTTCTGGCAGTTTGTGGTGGGCAAGCGGACGGTGCCCGACAACCAGTGCTTCATCCAGTTCCTGTCCAACCCAGCAGTGACCTTTGGCACAGCCATTGCTGCCTTCTACCTGCCTGTGGTCATCATGACGGTGCTGTACATCCACATCTCCCTGGCCAGTCGCAGCCGAGTCCACAAGCACCGGCCCGAGGGCCCAAAGGAGAAGAAAGCCAAGACGCTGGCCTTCCTCAAGAGCCCACTAATGAAGCAGAGCATCAAGAAGCCCCCGCCCGGGGAGGCCGCCCGGGAGGAGCTGCGCAATGGCAAGCTGGAGGAGGCCCCCCCTCCGGCGCTGCCACCACCACCGCGCCCCGTGGCTGATAAGGACACTTCCAATGAGTCCAGCTCAGGCAGTGCCACCCAGAACACCAAGGAACGCCCAGCCACAGAGCTGTCCACCACAGAGGCCACCACGCCCGCCATGCCCGCCCCTCCCCTGCAGCCGCGGGCCCTCAACCCAGCCTCCAAATGGTCCAAGATCCAGATTGTGACGAAGCAGACAGGCAACGAGTGTGTAACAGCCATTGAGATTGTGCCTGCCACGCCGGCTGGCATGCGCCCTGCGGCCAACGTGGCCCGCAAGTTCGCCAGCATCGCTCGCAACCAGGTGCGCAAGAAGCGGCAGATGGCGGCCCGGGAGCGCAAAGTGACACGAACGATCTTTGCCATTCTGCTAGCTTTCATCCTCACCTGGACGCCCTACAATGTCATGGTCCTGGTGAACACCTTCTGCCAGAGCTGCATCCCTGACACGGTGTGGTCCATTGGCTACTGGCTCTGCTACGTCAACAGCACCATCAACCCTGCCTGCTATGCTCTGTGCAACGCCACCTTTAAAAAGACCTTCCGGCACCTGCTGCTGTGCCAGTATCGGAACATCGGCACTGCCAGGTAGGCAGGCAGGAGTGCCCTAGGAGGTGCTGGTGTTGCGTGCGTGTGCTGGGGGACCACACGGCTCACCTGCTGTGGGGAAGAGTTGCAGGCACCATTCCGTGTTCACGTTTGCTGAGGAGGAAGCTCAGAAGAGGCTCTGTGGCTGCAT
Coding sequences within:
- the CHRM4 gene encoding muscarinic acetylcholine receptor M4 yields the protein MANFTPVNGSSGNQSVRLVTSSSHNRYETVEMVFIATVTGSLSLVTVVGNILVMLSIKVNRQLQTVNNYFLFSLACADLIIGAFSMNLYTVYIIKGYWPLGAVVCDLWLALDYVVSNASVMNLLIISFDRYFCVTKPLTYPARRTTKMAGLMIAAAWVLSFVLWAPAILFWQFVVGKRTVPDNQCFIQFLSNPAVTFGTAIAAFYLPVVIMTVLYIHISLASRSRVHKHRPEGPKEKKAKTLAFLKSPLMKQSIKKPPPGEAAREELRNGKLEEAPPPALPPPPRPVADKDTSNESSSGSATQNTKERPATELSTTEATTPAMPAPPLQPRALNPASKWSKIQIVTKQTGNECVTAIEIVPATPAGMRPAANVARKFASIARNQVRKKRQMAARERKVTRTIFAILLAFILTWTPYNVMVLVNTFCQSCIPDTVWSIGYWLCYVNSTINPACYALCNATFKKTFRHLLLCQYRNIGTAR